One part of the Xylocopa sonorina isolate GNS202 chromosome 10, iyXylSono1_principal, whole genome shotgun sequence genome encodes these proteins:
- the Dsd gene encoding attractin-like protein dsd isoform X2 — MAEVVQMFLFLYKSKYRRKGQCREVVRDQCGVIAVPWPILWAALICWVVHVTAAATSSSSLTTDTTCDTDSCVNGDCVNGTCVCHEGWQGSACQFCEGKVRLTEPTGHIHDGIGNYTTDLKCSWLIESNPNSTIRMHVEQFAIECGWDHLYIYDGDSVEAPLLAVFSGLMYKDDYNTRRVPEVIARSGSALLHFYSDSVYNMSGFNITYKINACPSRYSNTDCSGHGVCIDGVCTCDATWTGEACEIQVCPNNCSQSNRQGECNRESHHCDCARGFKGSDCSQKSDRGYWETVTYADFSPEGTASHCAIVWKDSLYVVGGESFHRAKMIYVYDFNGNVWETPHVEGKVPLPRYAHSCVLFGDKIFMYGGVLPNSTMTNEIWAFDISAKVWENVTVQDNCHNNRTMRGPLKVAGHTATLVQSHERKEKMVVIFGYSQQYGYLNVVQEYCPGTREWQIVDTIGFPVKGGYGHTSAYDPLTNKIYVYGGYVSESQNTQLLTNRLYSYHPNYREWTLLTSAPSAGFFHSAVFVSGGLMIVFGGKMHNDTQHSAGTRCYSDTIAYDVTCDSWYQFPMPKEMSDLPRYGHSATMFEKSMYIYGGFDGQMLSDMFRFTPGNCDHLTNQNQCLNARTGVKCVWDKRENRCIQITTIPRGELHNDDMHDGIYMRCLDDTPPRGMTSHKELCKLLTDCVACVQTSYNCVWCGKSCAHEICRDNANSPPTKAITDLDQCDQHTGIECLQLHTCHACSSNPYCMWSWSNGPDRCKPLTKVAMLNGTLQTQRLSIETCRSPCVEYTSCKNCTESDCVWCQNERRCVDKNVYPVSFPYGQCREWTAMNTKCRATETGKEWCTFYLSCASCRSDPVCGWCDDGTGTGKGVCLPGGARGPSSRSLETCPFERWYFTKCPPCQCNGHSKCLSNSSVCIQPCGNLTYGPHCDKCIPGYYGSPLNGATCQPCSCNNQGTQCTSETGKCFCTTKGIIGDHCERCDVSSMYHGDPTNKGSCFYDLAIDYQFTFNLSKKEDRQYRAINFKNSPPKPDIDAEFSITCSVLAKMNITVKRGNTPELPLILAANCTTNMYKHRFIKDGYGFGSENNNTLTTFYVYVYDFQPPVWIQISFSQYSKLNLQQFFITFCTDYMPRCFLALLLVAAVLWKIKQKYDMYRRRQRLFVEMEQMASRAFSQVLVEIERRDVDNSDSERSESELTNCRKKKKDAPSPIALEPCCGNRAAVLSLLVRLPTGGEPYTPAGQSAGLAVASALVTLGSPRRPSQELTTKEPTKTRKSASQHPDSTCI; from the exons ACTGACGGAGCCGACGGGGCACATCCACGACGGTATAGGAAACTACACGACGGACCTGAAGTGTTCCTGGCTGATCGAGAGCAACCCGAACTCCACGATACGCATGCACGTGGAGCAATTCGCGATAGAATGCGGCTGGGATCACCTGTACATCTACGACGGTGACAGCGTCGAGGCGCCGTTGCTGGCCGTCTTCTCCGGGTTAATGTACAAGGATGACTACAACACACGACGCGTCCCGGAAGTGATCGCGCGATCCGGAAGCGCGCTGCTCCACTTCTACTCGGACAGCGTGTACAACATGAGCGGCTTCAATATTACTTACAAGATCAACGCCTGTCCTAGCAG GTATTCGAACACCGACTGTTCCGGCCACGGGGTCTGCATCGACGGGGTGTGCACGTGCGACGCCACGTGGACAGGCGAGGCGTGCGAGATACAAGTCTGTCCGAACAATTGCTCCCAGAGCAACAGACAGGGCGAGTGCAACCGCGAGAGCCATCACTGTGACTGTGCGCGCGGCTTCAAGG GTTCCGACTGCAGCCAAAAGAGCGATCGTGGCTACTGGGAAACCGTGACGTACGCAGACTTCTCACCGGAAGGCACAGCTAGTCATTGCGCCATCGTTTGGAAGGACTCCCTGTACGTGGTCGGTGGCGAGAGCTTCCATCGTGCCAAGATGATCTACGTGTACGATTTCAATGGGAACGTCTGGGAGACCCCTCATGTGGAGGGCAAGGTACCTCTGCCACGGTACGCTCACTCCTGCGTATTATTCGGCGACAAGATCTTCATGTACGGTGGTGTACTGCCCAATTCTACTATGACCAACGAGATCTGGGCGTTCGACATCTCTGCGAAGGTCTGGGAGAACGTAACCGTGCAGGACAACTGCCATAACAACAGAACCATGCGCGGTCCCTTAAAG GTAGCCGGACACACTGCGACCCTAGTCCAGAGCCACGAAAGGAAAGAGAAAATGGTGGTGATATTTGGTTATTCGCAACAGTATGGCTACTTGAACGTGGTCCAGGAGTATTGTCCAGGAACTCGAGAGTGGCAGATCGTGGACACGATTGGTTTCCCCGTTAAAGGTGGCTACGGTCACACGTCCGCCTACGATCCGTTGACCAACAAGATCTACGTTTACGGTGGCTATGTGTCTGAGTCGCAGAACACGCAACTATTGACCAATCGACTCTATTCCTATCATCCCAACTATCGTGAATGGACATTGCTCACGTCCGCACCGTCAGCTGGCTTCTTCCACTCGGCCGTGTTCGTTTCTGGTGGCTTAATGATCGTGTTTGGGGGTAAAATGCACAACGACACGCAACACTCGGCTGGGACCAGATGTTATTCGGACACGATCGCGTACGATGTCACCTGCGACTCGTGGTACCAGTTCCCTATGCCCAAAGAGATGTCTGACCTGCCCAGATACGGGCACAGCGCTACTATGTTCGAAAAGTCGATGTACATCTATGGAGGGTTCGACGGACAAATGCTATCTGACATGTTCAG GTTCACGCCAGGCAATTGTGACCATCTGACTAACCAAAATCAGTGCCTGAATGCAAGAACAGGCGTGAAATGTGTGTGGGATAAACGCGAGAACCGGTGCATACAGATCACGACGATACCTAGGGGCGAGCTACACAACGACGACATGCACGACGGAATTTACATGAGATGCTTGGACGATACCCCTCCGCGCGGCATGACGTCTCACAAGGAATTGTGCAAGCTGCTCACGGATTGCGTGGCGTGCGTGCAAACTTCGTACAATTGCGTGTGGTGCGGTAAGAGTTGCGCTCACGAGATTTGCCGCGACAACGCCAATTCACCGCCCACCAAGGCCATCACCGATCTGGATCAATGCGATCAACACACCGGTATCGAGTGCCTGCAATTGCACACGTGCCATGCGTGCTCCAGCAATCCGTATTGTATGTGGTCTTGGTCGAACGGCCCTGATCGGTGTAAGCCTCTCACGAAG GTTGCCATGTTAAATGGGACTCTCCAAACGCAGAGACTATCCATAGAAACGTGTCGTAGTCCGTGCGTGGAGTACACGTCCTGTAAAAATTGTACGGAGTCTGATTGCGTTTGGTGTCAGAACGAGAGGAGGTGCGTGGACAAAAACGTGTATCCGGTGAGCTTCCCTTACGGACAGTGCCGTGAATGGACTGCAATGAACACGAAATGTCGCGCCACGGAAACGGGGAAAGAATGGTGTACGTTTTATTTATCTTGCGCGTCGTGTCGCTCGGATCCAGTTTGTGGATGGTGCGACGACGGTACCGGTACGGGAAAGGGAGTGTGCTTGCCAGGTGGAGCACGTGGCCCGAGTAGCAGAAGCTTGGAGACCTGCCCGTTCGAACGATGGTACTTTACCAAGTGTCCTC CTTGCCAATGCAACGGCCACAGCAAATGTCTCTCCAATAGCAGCGTGTGCATACAGCCTTGCGGGAATTTGACTTACGGACCTCATTGCGACAAATGCATCCCCGGATATTACGGGAGCCCACTAAATGGAGCCACTTGCCAAC CCTGCTCTTGTAATAATCAAGGCACACAGTGCACTAGCGAAACGGGTAAATGTTTCTGTACAACGAAAGGCATTATCGGGGATCATTGTGAACGATGCGACGTATCTAGCATGTACCATGGGGATCCCACGAATAAAGGATCATGCTTTT ACGATTTGGCCATCGATTATCAATTTAcgttcaatttaagtaaaaaagAGGATCGTCAGTACAGGGCGATCAATTTCAAAAATTCTCCGCCGAAACCGGACATCGATGCAGAGTTCTCCATCACCTGTTCTGTTCTGGCGAAAATGAACATCACCGTGAAGAGAGGAAACACTCCAGAACTACCGCTCATCCTTGCCGCGAACTGCACGACCAACATGTACAAGCATCGTTTTATCAAAGACGGTTATGGTTTCGGTAGCGAGAACAATAACACGTTGACTACGTTTTACGTTTACGTGTACGACTTTCAGCCGCCTGTGTGGATTCAGATCTCCTTCTCCCAGTATTCGAAACTGAATTTACAACAGTTTTTCATAACATTTTGCAC AGATTACATGCCTAGGTGCTTCCTCGCTTTGCTGTTGGTGGCTGCCGTCCTCTGGAAGATCAAGCAAAAGTACGACATGTACAGAAGAAGGCAGAGACTGTTCGTTGAAATGGAACAAATGGCCAGTAGGGCGTTTAGCCAAGTTTTGGTGGAAATCGAGAGACGGGATGTCGATAATTCCGACTCGGAGCGAAGCGAGTCAGAGTTAACTAATTGTCGCAAAAAGAAAAAG GATGCCCCTAGTCCGATCGCGCTGGAGCCCTGTTGCGGTAACAGAGCAGCGGTCCTTTCGTTGCTAGTCAGACTGCCTACTGGCGGTGAACCGTACACGCCAGCTGGTCAAAGTGCAGGATTGGCCGTGGCGTCTGCGTTAGTTACGTTGGGTAGCCCACGGAGGCCCTCTCAGGAATTGACGACGAAGGAGCCGACGAAAACACGAAAGTCTGCCAGCCAGCACCCAGACTCCACTTGCATTTAG
- the Dsd gene encoding attractin-like protein dsd isoform X3 has translation MAEVVQMFLFLYKSKYRRKGQCREVVRDQCGVIAVPWPILWAALICWVVHVTAAATSSSSLTTDTTCDTDSCVNGDCVNGTCVCHEGWQGSACQFCEGKVRLTEPTGHIHDGIGNYTTDLKCSWLIESNPNSTIRMHVEQFAIECGWDHLYIYDGDSVEAPLLAVFSGLMYKDDYNTRRVPEVIARSGSALLHFYSDSVYNMSGFNITYKINACPSRYSNTDCSGHGVCIDGVCTCDATWTGEACEIQVCPNNCSQSNRQGECNRESHHCDCARGFKGSDCSQKSDRGYWETVTYADFSPEGTASHCAIVWKDSLYVVGGESFHRAKMIYVYDFNGNVWETPHVEGKVPLPRYAHSCVLFGDKIFMYGGVLPNSTMTNEIWAFDISAKVWENVTVQDNCHNNRTMRGPLKVAGHTATLVQSHERKEKMVVIFGYSQQYGYLNVVQEYCPGTREWQIVDTIGFPVKGGYGHTSAYDPLTNKIYVYGGYVSESQNTQLLTNRLYSYHPNYREWTLLTSAPSAGFFHSAVFVSGGLMIVFGGKMHNDTQHSAGTRCYSDTIAYDVTCDSWYQFPMPKEMSDLPRYGHSATMFEKSMYIYGGFDGQMLSDMFRFTPGNCDHLTNQNQCLNARTGVKCVWDKRENRCIQITTIPRGELHNDDMHDGIYMRCLDDTPPRGMTSHKELCKLLTDCVACVQTSYNCVWCGKSCAHEICRDNANSPPTKAITDLDQCDQHTGIECLQLHTCHACSSNPYCMWSWSNGPDRCKPLTKQVAMLNGTLQTQRLSIETCRSPCVEYTSCKNCTESDCVWCQNERRCVDKNVYPVSFPYGQCREWTAMNTKCRATETGKEWCTFYLSCASCRSDPVCGWCDDGTGTGKGVCLPGGARGPSSRSLETCPFERWYFTKCPPCQCNGHSKCLSNSSVCIQPCGNLTYGPHCDKCIPGYYGSPLNGATCQPCSCNNQGTQCTSETGKCFCTTKGIIGDHCERCDVSSMYHGDPTNKGSCFYDLAIDYQFTFNLSKKEDRQYRAINFKNSPPKPDIDAEFSITCSVLAKMNITVKRGNTPELPLILAANCTTNMYKHRFIKDGYGFGSENNNTLTTFYVYVYDFQPPVWIQISFSQYSKLNLQQFFITFCTCFLALLLVAAVLWKIKQKYDMYRRRQRLFVEMEQMASRAFSQVLVEIERRDVDNSDSERSESELTNCRKKKKDAPSPIALEPCCGNRAAVLSLLVRLPTGGEPYTPAGQSAGLAVASALVTLGSPRRPSQELTTKEPTKTRKSASQHPDSTCI, from the exons ACTGACGGAGCCGACGGGGCACATCCACGACGGTATAGGAAACTACACGACGGACCTGAAGTGTTCCTGGCTGATCGAGAGCAACCCGAACTCCACGATACGCATGCACGTGGAGCAATTCGCGATAGAATGCGGCTGGGATCACCTGTACATCTACGACGGTGACAGCGTCGAGGCGCCGTTGCTGGCCGTCTTCTCCGGGTTAATGTACAAGGATGACTACAACACACGACGCGTCCCGGAAGTGATCGCGCGATCCGGAAGCGCGCTGCTCCACTTCTACTCGGACAGCGTGTACAACATGAGCGGCTTCAATATTACTTACAAGATCAACGCCTGTCCTAGCAG GTATTCGAACACCGACTGTTCCGGCCACGGGGTCTGCATCGACGGGGTGTGCACGTGCGACGCCACGTGGACAGGCGAGGCGTGCGAGATACAAGTCTGTCCGAACAATTGCTCCCAGAGCAACAGACAGGGCGAGTGCAACCGCGAGAGCCATCACTGTGACTGTGCGCGCGGCTTCAAGG GTTCCGACTGCAGCCAAAAGAGCGATCGTGGCTACTGGGAAACCGTGACGTACGCAGACTTCTCACCGGAAGGCACAGCTAGTCATTGCGCCATCGTTTGGAAGGACTCCCTGTACGTGGTCGGTGGCGAGAGCTTCCATCGTGCCAAGATGATCTACGTGTACGATTTCAATGGGAACGTCTGGGAGACCCCTCATGTGGAGGGCAAGGTACCTCTGCCACGGTACGCTCACTCCTGCGTATTATTCGGCGACAAGATCTTCATGTACGGTGGTGTACTGCCCAATTCTACTATGACCAACGAGATCTGGGCGTTCGACATCTCTGCGAAGGTCTGGGAGAACGTAACCGTGCAGGACAACTGCCATAACAACAGAACCATGCGCGGTCCCTTAAAG GTAGCCGGACACACTGCGACCCTAGTCCAGAGCCACGAAAGGAAAGAGAAAATGGTGGTGATATTTGGTTATTCGCAACAGTATGGCTACTTGAACGTGGTCCAGGAGTATTGTCCAGGAACTCGAGAGTGGCAGATCGTGGACACGATTGGTTTCCCCGTTAAAGGTGGCTACGGTCACACGTCCGCCTACGATCCGTTGACCAACAAGATCTACGTTTACGGTGGCTATGTGTCTGAGTCGCAGAACACGCAACTATTGACCAATCGACTCTATTCCTATCATCCCAACTATCGTGAATGGACATTGCTCACGTCCGCACCGTCAGCTGGCTTCTTCCACTCGGCCGTGTTCGTTTCTGGTGGCTTAATGATCGTGTTTGGGGGTAAAATGCACAACGACACGCAACACTCGGCTGGGACCAGATGTTATTCGGACACGATCGCGTACGATGTCACCTGCGACTCGTGGTACCAGTTCCCTATGCCCAAAGAGATGTCTGACCTGCCCAGATACGGGCACAGCGCTACTATGTTCGAAAAGTCGATGTACATCTATGGAGGGTTCGACGGACAAATGCTATCTGACATGTTCAG GTTCACGCCAGGCAATTGTGACCATCTGACTAACCAAAATCAGTGCCTGAATGCAAGAACAGGCGTGAAATGTGTGTGGGATAAACGCGAGAACCGGTGCATACAGATCACGACGATACCTAGGGGCGAGCTACACAACGACGACATGCACGACGGAATTTACATGAGATGCTTGGACGATACCCCTCCGCGCGGCATGACGTCTCACAAGGAATTGTGCAAGCTGCTCACGGATTGCGTGGCGTGCGTGCAAACTTCGTACAATTGCGTGTGGTGCGGTAAGAGTTGCGCTCACGAGATTTGCCGCGACAACGCCAATTCACCGCCCACCAAGGCCATCACCGATCTGGATCAATGCGATCAACACACCGGTATCGAGTGCCTGCAATTGCACACGTGCCATGCGTGCTCCAGCAATCCGTATTGTATGTGGTCTTGGTCGAACGGCCCTGATCGGTGTAAGCCTCTCACGAAG CAGGTTGCCATGTTAAATGGGACTCTCCAAACGCAGAGACTATCCATAGAAACGTGTCGTAGTCCGTGCGTGGAGTACACGTCCTGTAAAAATTGTACGGAGTCTGATTGCGTTTGGTGTCAGAACGAGAGGAGGTGCGTGGACAAAAACGTGTATCCGGTGAGCTTCCCTTACGGACAGTGCCGTGAATGGACTGCAATGAACACGAAATGTCGCGCCACGGAAACGGGGAAAGAATGGTGTACGTTTTATTTATCTTGCGCGTCGTGTCGCTCGGATCCAGTTTGTGGATGGTGCGACGACGGTACCGGTACGGGAAAGGGAGTGTGCTTGCCAGGTGGAGCACGTGGCCCGAGTAGCAGAAGCTTGGAGACCTGCCCGTTCGAACGATGGTACTTTACCAAGTGTCCTC CTTGCCAATGCAACGGCCACAGCAAATGTCTCTCCAATAGCAGCGTGTGCATACAGCCTTGCGGGAATTTGACTTACGGACCTCATTGCGACAAATGCATCCCCGGATATTACGGGAGCCCACTAAATGGAGCCACTTGCCAAC CCTGCTCTTGTAATAATCAAGGCACACAGTGCACTAGCGAAACGGGTAAATGTTTCTGTACAACGAAAGGCATTATCGGGGATCATTGTGAACGATGCGACGTATCTAGCATGTACCATGGGGATCCCACGAATAAAGGATCATGCTTTT ACGATTTGGCCATCGATTATCAATTTAcgttcaatttaagtaaaaaagAGGATCGTCAGTACAGGGCGATCAATTTCAAAAATTCTCCGCCGAAACCGGACATCGATGCAGAGTTCTCCATCACCTGTTCTGTTCTGGCGAAAATGAACATCACCGTGAAGAGAGGAAACACTCCAGAACTACCGCTCATCCTTGCCGCGAACTGCACGACCAACATGTACAAGCATCGTTTTATCAAAGACGGTTATGGTTTCGGTAGCGAGAACAATAACACGTTGACTACGTTTTACGTTTACGTGTACGACTTTCAGCCGCCTGTGTGGATTCAGATCTCCTTCTCCCAGTATTCGAAACTGAATTTACAACAGTTTTTCATAACATTTTGCAC GTGCTTCCTCGCTTTGCTGTTGGTGGCTGCCGTCCTCTGGAAGATCAAGCAAAAGTACGACATGTACAGAAGAAGGCAGAGACTGTTCGTTGAAATGGAACAAATGGCCAGTAGGGCGTTTAGCCAAGTTTTGGTGGAAATCGAGAGACGGGATGTCGATAATTCCGACTCGGAGCGAAGCGAGTCAGAGTTAACTAATTGTCGCAAAAAGAAAAAG GATGCCCCTAGTCCGATCGCGCTGGAGCCCTGTTGCGGTAACAGAGCAGCGGTCCTTTCGTTGCTAGTCAGACTGCCTACTGGCGGTGAACCGTACACGCCAGCTGGTCAAAGTGCAGGATTGGCCGTGGCGTCTGCGTTAGTTACGTTGGGTAGCCCACGGAGGCCCTCTCAGGAATTGACGACGAAGGAGCCGACGAAAACACGAAAGTCTGCCAGCCAGCACCCAGACTCCACTTGCATTTAG
- the Dsd gene encoding attractin-like protein dsd isoform X1 yields MAEVVQMFLFLYKSKYRRKGQCREVVRDQCGVIAVPWPILWAALICWVVHVTAAATSSSSLTTDTTCDTDSCVNGDCVNGTCVCHEGWQGSACQFCEGKVRLTEPTGHIHDGIGNYTTDLKCSWLIESNPNSTIRMHVEQFAIECGWDHLYIYDGDSVEAPLLAVFSGLMYKDDYNTRRVPEVIARSGSALLHFYSDSVYNMSGFNITYKINACPSRYSNTDCSGHGVCIDGVCTCDATWTGEACEIQVCPNNCSQSNRQGECNRESHHCDCARGFKGSDCSQKSDRGYWETVTYADFSPEGTASHCAIVWKDSLYVVGGESFHRAKMIYVYDFNGNVWETPHVEGKVPLPRYAHSCVLFGDKIFMYGGVLPNSTMTNEIWAFDISAKVWENVTVQDNCHNNRTMRGPLKVAGHTATLVQSHERKEKMVVIFGYSQQYGYLNVVQEYCPGTREWQIVDTIGFPVKGGYGHTSAYDPLTNKIYVYGGYVSESQNTQLLTNRLYSYHPNYREWTLLTSAPSAGFFHSAVFVSGGLMIVFGGKMHNDTQHSAGTRCYSDTIAYDVTCDSWYQFPMPKEMSDLPRYGHSATMFEKSMYIYGGFDGQMLSDMFRFTPGNCDHLTNQNQCLNARTGVKCVWDKRENRCIQITTIPRGELHNDDMHDGIYMRCLDDTPPRGMTSHKELCKLLTDCVACVQTSYNCVWCGKSCAHEICRDNANSPPTKAITDLDQCDQHTGIECLQLHTCHACSSNPYCMWSWSNGPDRCKPLTKQVAMLNGTLQTQRLSIETCRSPCVEYTSCKNCTESDCVWCQNERRCVDKNVYPVSFPYGQCREWTAMNTKCRATETGKEWCTFYLSCASCRSDPVCGWCDDGTGTGKGVCLPGGARGPSSRSLETCPFERWYFTKCPPCQCNGHSKCLSNSSVCIQPCGNLTYGPHCDKCIPGYYGSPLNGATCQPCSCNNQGTQCTSETGKCFCTTKGIIGDHCERCDVSSMYHGDPTNKGSCFYDLAIDYQFTFNLSKKEDRQYRAINFKNSPPKPDIDAEFSITCSVLAKMNITVKRGNTPELPLILAANCTTNMYKHRFIKDGYGFGSENNNTLTTFYVYVYDFQPPVWIQISFSQYSKLNLQQFFITFCTDYMPRCFLALLLVAAVLWKIKQKYDMYRRRQRLFVEMEQMASRAFSQVLVEIERRDVDNSDSERSESELTNCRKKKKDAPSPIALEPCCGNRAAVLSLLVRLPTGGEPYTPAGQSAGLAVASALVTLGSPRRPSQELTTKEPTKTRKSASQHPDSTCI; encoded by the exons ACTGACGGAGCCGACGGGGCACATCCACGACGGTATAGGAAACTACACGACGGACCTGAAGTGTTCCTGGCTGATCGAGAGCAACCCGAACTCCACGATACGCATGCACGTGGAGCAATTCGCGATAGAATGCGGCTGGGATCACCTGTACATCTACGACGGTGACAGCGTCGAGGCGCCGTTGCTGGCCGTCTTCTCCGGGTTAATGTACAAGGATGACTACAACACACGACGCGTCCCGGAAGTGATCGCGCGATCCGGAAGCGCGCTGCTCCACTTCTACTCGGACAGCGTGTACAACATGAGCGGCTTCAATATTACTTACAAGATCAACGCCTGTCCTAGCAG GTATTCGAACACCGACTGTTCCGGCCACGGGGTCTGCATCGACGGGGTGTGCACGTGCGACGCCACGTGGACAGGCGAGGCGTGCGAGATACAAGTCTGTCCGAACAATTGCTCCCAGAGCAACAGACAGGGCGAGTGCAACCGCGAGAGCCATCACTGTGACTGTGCGCGCGGCTTCAAGG GTTCCGACTGCAGCCAAAAGAGCGATCGTGGCTACTGGGAAACCGTGACGTACGCAGACTTCTCACCGGAAGGCACAGCTAGTCATTGCGCCATCGTTTGGAAGGACTCCCTGTACGTGGTCGGTGGCGAGAGCTTCCATCGTGCCAAGATGATCTACGTGTACGATTTCAATGGGAACGTCTGGGAGACCCCTCATGTGGAGGGCAAGGTACCTCTGCCACGGTACGCTCACTCCTGCGTATTATTCGGCGACAAGATCTTCATGTACGGTGGTGTACTGCCCAATTCTACTATGACCAACGAGATCTGGGCGTTCGACATCTCTGCGAAGGTCTGGGAGAACGTAACCGTGCAGGACAACTGCCATAACAACAGAACCATGCGCGGTCCCTTAAAG GTAGCCGGACACACTGCGACCCTAGTCCAGAGCCACGAAAGGAAAGAGAAAATGGTGGTGATATTTGGTTATTCGCAACAGTATGGCTACTTGAACGTGGTCCAGGAGTATTGTCCAGGAACTCGAGAGTGGCAGATCGTGGACACGATTGGTTTCCCCGTTAAAGGTGGCTACGGTCACACGTCCGCCTACGATCCGTTGACCAACAAGATCTACGTTTACGGTGGCTATGTGTCTGAGTCGCAGAACACGCAACTATTGACCAATCGACTCTATTCCTATCATCCCAACTATCGTGAATGGACATTGCTCACGTCCGCACCGTCAGCTGGCTTCTTCCACTCGGCCGTGTTCGTTTCTGGTGGCTTAATGATCGTGTTTGGGGGTAAAATGCACAACGACACGCAACACTCGGCTGGGACCAGATGTTATTCGGACACGATCGCGTACGATGTCACCTGCGACTCGTGGTACCAGTTCCCTATGCCCAAAGAGATGTCTGACCTGCCCAGATACGGGCACAGCGCTACTATGTTCGAAAAGTCGATGTACATCTATGGAGGGTTCGACGGACAAATGCTATCTGACATGTTCAG GTTCACGCCAGGCAATTGTGACCATCTGACTAACCAAAATCAGTGCCTGAATGCAAGAACAGGCGTGAAATGTGTGTGGGATAAACGCGAGAACCGGTGCATACAGATCACGACGATACCTAGGGGCGAGCTACACAACGACGACATGCACGACGGAATTTACATGAGATGCTTGGACGATACCCCTCCGCGCGGCATGACGTCTCACAAGGAATTGTGCAAGCTGCTCACGGATTGCGTGGCGTGCGTGCAAACTTCGTACAATTGCGTGTGGTGCGGTAAGAGTTGCGCTCACGAGATTTGCCGCGACAACGCCAATTCACCGCCCACCAAGGCCATCACCGATCTGGATCAATGCGATCAACACACCGGTATCGAGTGCCTGCAATTGCACACGTGCCATGCGTGCTCCAGCAATCCGTATTGTATGTGGTCTTGGTCGAACGGCCCTGATCGGTGTAAGCCTCTCACGAAG CAGGTTGCCATGTTAAATGGGACTCTCCAAACGCAGAGACTATCCATAGAAACGTGTCGTAGTCCGTGCGTGGAGTACACGTCCTGTAAAAATTGTACGGAGTCTGATTGCGTTTGGTGTCAGAACGAGAGGAGGTGCGTGGACAAAAACGTGTATCCGGTGAGCTTCCCTTACGGACAGTGCCGTGAATGGACTGCAATGAACACGAAATGTCGCGCCACGGAAACGGGGAAAGAATGGTGTACGTTTTATTTATCTTGCGCGTCGTGTCGCTCGGATCCAGTTTGTGGATGGTGCGACGACGGTACCGGTACGGGAAAGGGAGTGTGCTTGCCAGGTGGAGCACGTGGCCCGAGTAGCAGAAGCTTGGAGACCTGCCCGTTCGAACGATGGTACTTTACCAAGTGTCCTC CTTGCCAATGCAACGGCCACAGCAAATGTCTCTCCAATAGCAGCGTGTGCATACAGCCTTGCGGGAATTTGACTTACGGACCTCATTGCGACAAATGCATCCCCGGATATTACGGGAGCCCACTAAATGGAGCCACTTGCCAAC CCTGCTCTTGTAATAATCAAGGCACACAGTGCACTAGCGAAACGGGTAAATGTTTCTGTACAACGAAAGGCATTATCGGGGATCATTGTGAACGATGCGACGTATCTAGCATGTACCATGGGGATCCCACGAATAAAGGATCATGCTTTT ACGATTTGGCCATCGATTATCAATTTAcgttcaatttaagtaaaaaagAGGATCGTCAGTACAGGGCGATCAATTTCAAAAATTCTCCGCCGAAACCGGACATCGATGCAGAGTTCTCCATCACCTGTTCTGTTCTGGCGAAAATGAACATCACCGTGAAGAGAGGAAACACTCCAGAACTACCGCTCATCCTTGCCGCGAACTGCACGACCAACATGTACAAGCATCGTTTTATCAAAGACGGTTATGGTTTCGGTAGCGAGAACAATAACACGTTGACTACGTTTTACGTTTACGTGTACGACTTTCAGCCGCCTGTGTGGATTCAGATCTCCTTCTCCCAGTATTCGAAACTGAATTTACAACAGTTTTTCATAACATTTTGCAC AGATTACATGCCTAGGTGCTTCCTCGCTTTGCTGTTGGTGGCTGCCGTCCTCTGGAAGATCAAGCAAAAGTACGACATGTACAGAAGAAGGCAGAGACTGTTCGTTGAAATGGAACAAATGGCCAGTAGGGCGTTTAGCCAAGTTTTGGTGGAAATCGAGAGACGGGATGTCGATAATTCCGACTCGGAGCGAAGCGAGTCAGAGTTAACTAATTGTCGCAAAAAGAAAAAG GATGCCCCTAGTCCGATCGCGCTGGAGCCCTGTTGCGGTAACAGAGCAGCGGTCCTTTCGTTGCTAGTCAGACTGCCTACTGGCGGTGAACCGTACACGCCAGCTGGTCAAAGTGCAGGATTGGCCGTGGCGTCTGCGTTAGTTACGTTGGGTAGCCCACGGAGGCCCTCTCAGGAATTGACGACGAAGGAGCCGACGAAAACACGAAAGTCTGCCAGCCAGCACCCAGACTCCACTTGCATTTAG